The stretch of DNA TATTATTCCCAACAAATTGTTAATGGTCTACTCTTTAAAGGGTCTATTAAATATGCACATCGGGTAGCACTAACCAACAACGCAGAAGCTTCTTGGTTTCCCAAAAATCCCAATCGCCATTTTTCGAATCACCCCAAAGACTTGGGCTATCCGCACAGGATGAAAGATGCTCCAAGCTTTTTGGCACATCAACACTTAGAAATCGTACTAGCTTTGCGTCTTCGTTTTGGACAAAAATACATCACTTATCCCAATCGTCGATTTTATACTTCTTCTAAATTTCCAGACATTTGGATTCGTTACAAACGAGGAATTCCCTTGTTAGGAGCAAGCACCAATTACGACTATTTAGAGTTAAAAATTGAAAAAGATGAAATTCCAATTGGTACCGTAGGGCTGTTGAGTTTTAAAGCAACGGGAGGTTGGTTTCCATCCTCATCCAAAATGTATTTCATAGACTACCATCATTTTAATGGCAATCAAACTATTATAGCCAAAACGAGTGAATACCTGAGTACTTTTCAGTTGCTTCCTTATTATGAGCGCAGCACCAACTCATTTTTTGGGATGTTGCACATACAGCACGATTTTAATGGTTTTATTTGGAATAAAATCCCTGGGCTAAAAACCCTAGGTTTTGAATTTGTTACAGGTTATCACCTCCTTTATACACCAGAACAAGGTGAATACATGGAGTTTAATATAGGATTAGATCGAATTGGTTGGAATTTATTCCGTTTCTTACGAGTAGATTTTGTTATGGGTTATCAAATTGGAGAACCACTGCGTTATGGAGGGGTAATCGGATTGACGATTTCTTTGTAACAACATCATCAACGTTAGATATTCTCACGCTACTCGCTAATTAACCACATTAAAAAACTTTAAGCATTAAGCAATGAATCAGCCCCTTGAAGAAACAGACAACAAATCTAAATTTAGTTTTCCCTCGGCTCACACCGTTTTGCTTATCATTGCTGCATTCGTAGCATTGTTAACTTGGCTTGTTCCCGCTGGCAAATACGACCAATTGGAATACAAAGCAGCAACAGACAACCAGCCAGCTCTTTTTATTCATCACGCCCAAGATGGCGATAAAGAGTATCCTGGTACGCAGGCAACCCTAGATGACTTAGGGATGAAAATTGACATCAAAAAATTTGAAGATGGAGCAATCTGGAAAGCGGTTGGTATTCCAGGCACGTATCATGTATTAAAAAGTAACCCACAAGGCATCGAAGAATTTATACAATCGCCACTCAAAGGAATCATGGAAGCGATAGATGTAATTCTATTTGTTTTAATCATTGGTGGTTTTATAGGAATCGTCAATCATACAGGAGCCTTTGACGCAGGCGTTGCCAGCCTAGCAAGACGTCTAAAAGGTCGAGAAACTTGGCTTATCATCATTATCTCTTCCTTGATAGCCATTGGAGGAACGACCTTTGGTTTGGCAGAAGAAACCATTGCCTTCTACCCTATTTTAGTGCCTGTTTTTCTAGCTGCACGCTATGATGCTATGGTTGCATTAGCGACCATTTACATCGGCTCCTCCATGGGCACAATGGCTTCTACCGTCAATCCTTTTAGTGCTATTATTGCTTCTAACTCTGCGGGAATCAATTGGACCAGTGGTTTGTATGGTCGTTTGACAATGCTCGTTCTAGGAATGGGCATTTGCCTGTGGTATATTATTCGATATGCCGAGCGAGTACGCAAAGATCCTTCTAAATCTATTATTTATGAGCAAAAGGCAGCCATTGAAGCTCAATTTATGAATAAAAACCTCGAAAAAGACCAGGCGTTTACCTTATCCACCCAACTCGTCTTAGTCCTTTTTGTCCTTTCTTTTGTGGCTATGATTTTTGGCGTTTCTATTCGAGGATGGTGGTTTATGGAAATGACAACGGTATTTTTTGTAGGCGCTATCCTGATTGGATTGGTTGCCAAAATAAAAGAAAAAGTTTTTGTAGAACAATTTGTAAAAGGAGCCAATGACCTGCTCAATGTAGCCTTGATTATTGGTCTGGCAAGAGGCGTTACTGTTTTAATGGACGAGGGATTAATTAGTGATACCCTACTCTATTATGCATCTGGAACAGTAGAAGGCATGCCCAAGGCTATTTTTGCCAATGTAATGATGTTTTTATATGCTGGTTTGTCGTTCTTTATTCCCTCTTCTTCTGGAATGGCCGTATTGTCCATGCCTATTATGGCACCATTGGCAGATGTGGTGGCTGCTCCAAGAGAGATTGTTGTAGATGCTTATCAATATGGTATGGGATTAATGGCTTTTATTACCCCTACAGGCTTAATTTTAGCCTCTCTAACCATGGTCAATGTAACGTATGACAAATGGATAAAATTTGTTCTGCCTTTACTGATTATTTTAACTATTTTTTCCATGTTTTACCTTACCCTTTCTGTTTATCTTTTTTAGAAAAGTTATAAGTAGAAAGTCGTATGTTTTTTATCATCAAAATAAAAACATACGACTTTCTACTTATGATTTACATCCCATTCACTACTGCAAGTAATTTTTTTTATTAGCTTTTAGAATTATGACCAAAACCAAATTAGCAATTTTTGACATTGACGGTACCCTTACCAAGACCAATGAAATTGACCACCTTTGTTATATTGATACCGTACAACGCTTTATCGACAAACGCTTTACCACCTTTGAAGCAGAATCTTTTACCCATTTTACCGATAGCTGTATTTTGATAGAACTGTACAAACGTTTTTTGAATCGACCGCCCAGTGCGCTAGAAGAAGAAGCATTTAAAGCCTATTATTTTAATGCCCTTCAAGAAAGTCTAAACAATAGCCCCAATTACTTTCAGGCAATTGACGGCGCAGTTGAAATTATGCATGCCTTTTCGGATGAATGGGCAGTTGCTTTGGCTACAGGCTGTTGGGTCGAATCTGCAAAGATCAAATTAGCAGGAGGAGGCGTTGATATTGGTCAACATCCATTGGCTACTGCCAGTGATGCAATTACTCGACAAGATATTATGCTAACAGCGGTAGAACGTTCTAAAGTACTGCATCAAACCAACCAATTTGAACATGTTGTTTATATTGGAGATGGTATGTGGGACAAGAGTAGCTGTGCTTCTTTAGCCATGCCTTTTGTTGGCATGGATGCTGATAATGATAACTATACCACTGGAAAGCTGGGCAATTTTCATCTTTTGGCAAATTATACCAATCAAGAACGAGTATTCCAGTTGCTAGAAGAAGCCATCTGCCCTGTTATCTAGCTTTTATTATTCCTTGCCTTACTCCATTAAAAAATTAGCCTTTTATGAAAATATACTATTTACTATTGATGTTTGTTGCTAGCGTCAATACACTTTTTGCTCAGAAAATTCCCGACAACTTTAGGCTAGATAAAATCATTCAAGCCAATGATTTGCCCATAGGTAATCCCAATGCTGTTTTAATGACCAATGATTTGAAACATCTCATTATTAGTTATGAGCACAAGCCTACTTATTTGCGAGTTTATGAAACTCAAAATTGGGAACAAGTGAATCAAATAGAAGTGCCTGGGGTGCTTTATTTGGGGCAATCCTATATAGACTGTGACAATAATGAACTACTGTATGGAGATTATGGTGCTACTAAGCCTAAATTTTATCTTCTAAATATCTTATCTGACTATAGAGAAAAGGTAAAACCTAAAGATCTACCGCTACAAAACTGCGGCCACTCTTTTGTTGGAAAAACCAAGTTGCGAGAACAACAATTTAGAATAAAAGACCAATTTATCATCGTTCTCAATCACCCTAAACGCACCATAGAAATCTTTGTAAAAAAGGTAAAACGCACCTAACCAACTTGCTATCCCCTAAACATTGTCCATTTAAACGAACCAGCCATTATTTTTCTTCATGCACCATAATATATTAGATGATTTTTCGCCCTCAGAGAATATTGCACAACGAGAGGTTTACCGCCACCTTAATGAAAAAGAACAACTCATTTGGGCGGGGCGTCCCAAACAAAAAATAATATTTGAAGCAGCAGATGGTTGTTTAATTCCTTTTAGTTTGATTTGGGGAGGATTTGCTATCTTTTGGGAAATTATGGCAATTACTACAAATGCAGGAATCTTATTGATTCTTTTTGGAATTCCATTTGTACTCATTGGGCTTTATGGGATTTTTGGGCGATTCATTCATAAATCATGGGTTCGAAAAAGAACCTTTTATGGCGTAACAGAACAGCGTATTATTGTCGTTCGGAACAACCGTGTCTACTCCACTAATTTAAGTCAAATATCTGACATCCAAGTAAATGAAGACAAGGATGGTTCTGGCACCTTAATATTCGCTCTAAGAGCATTTAATAACAGCCCAACTATCCAAGATTTAAAAAAAATTCCAGCACTTATTATAGGGCGCAGTTTCCAAGCCATCCCCAATGTTCAATTTGTCTATCAACAAATCCAAAAATTACGAAAAAAATAATGGCAAGCAGCACAAATGATTTATCGGAAAAAATAAATCTTCTTACTTAAAATTTCAACTTATAAGTATAAATCCTATTATGATTTGCAACGACCAAGGTATTGCCCTGTTCTCCAAATAGATCAACCACCTGAAAGGTTGATGTTCCCGCCAAGGGAAAACCATTCTGAACATTTCCTTTGGCATCTATCAATGAAATACTTCCATTTTCGGGCTCCCAAAAACCGATATAACGCTTAGATTTCCCTGTCAATTTTATCTCAAAAGCTTTCCGTTTTACCTTTGCATCCAAAGCATAAACCCCTGCTTGTTTTAAAACGTCCTTCAATTTTCCTTTGGCATTTTTTTCCTTGGTATAATAATGCACTGCCATTTTATCGGCATTAATTCTAACATAGTCTTTACGAGCATCACCAATAACATCTGCATAGATAAACTGTACGTTTTTATTCATTCCCTTGACCGCTGCCAAACCAAACCCCTTACCAACAGAGTTTAGTACTCGAATTTTTCCATTTTTGCTGCCCCCTGCAATTCGCCCAATAGAAGGATCTACCCCCCAATTGGTAAGCCCACTCCCCAATTTTCCTCCTCTAAAATAAGGCATTCCATCTCTTTTAAACGCCATGCAAGTCCCCGATCGAGTCGTCATCATAAAATAACTTTTATCCCTATACTTCATAAAAGCCAAAGGACTATTAATTCTTCCCACCCGACTAAGAGGCTGCCAGCCCGATAACGGTTTCCCATTTTGTTCATATCCGTAAACTGCCCCATTTCTGCAAGCAATAAAAAAACGAGGCCCTTTGCCATAATCTA from Aureispira anguillae encodes:
- a CDS encoding YfcC family protein, whose product is MNQPLEETDNKSKFSFPSAHTVLLIIAAFVALLTWLVPAGKYDQLEYKAATDNQPALFIHHAQDGDKEYPGTQATLDDLGMKIDIKKFEDGAIWKAVGIPGTYHVLKSNPQGIEEFIQSPLKGIMEAIDVILFVLIIGGFIGIVNHTGAFDAGVASLARRLKGRETWLIIIISSLIAIGGTTFGLAEETIAFYPILVPVFLAARYDAMVALATIYIGSSMGTMASTVNPFSAIIASNSAGINWTSGLYGRLTMLVLGMGICLWYIIRYAERVRKDPSKSIIYEQKAAIEAQFMNKNLEKDQAFTLSTQLVLVLFVLSFVAMIFGVSIRGWWFMEMTTVFFVGAILIGLVAKIKEKVFVEQFVKGANDLLNVALIIGLARGVTVLMDEGLISDTLLYYASGTVEGMPKAIFANVMMFLYAGLSFFIPSSSGMAVLSMPIMAPLADVVAAPREIVVDAYQYGMGLMAFITPTGLILASLTMVNVTYDKWIKFVLPLLIILTIFSMFYLTLSVYLF
- a CDS encoding HAD family hydrolase, translating into MTKTKLAIFDIDGTLTKTNEIDHLCYIDTVQRFIDKRFTTFEAESFTHFTDSCILIELYKRFLNRPPSALEEEAFKAYYFNALQESLNNSPNYFQAIDGAVEIMHAFSDEWAVALATGCWVESAKIKLAGGGVDIGQHPLATASDAITRQDIMLTAVERSKVLHQTNQFEHVVYIGDGMWDKSSCASLAMPFVGMDADNDNYTTGKLGNFHLLANYTNQERVFQLLEEAICPVI